The stretch of DNA ACTTTTGGGAATAATAATGCCTAGTTTCACGTTTGtttacctctctcactctctcctgctctctctgtgttctgctCAGAATGTCTAGTGCTTGTCTGAGGTGGGCCCTGAGCCGTGCATCTAGAGGTGTCTGTGGTGGAACTCTCAACTCCTGGAGAATAGCCTCTGGGGCTGGGCTCCTATCATTCAATGGGAGATGTGTGAGTGCATCGTTGTCTTGGGGATGGTGTCCACTGTCCACCACAGTGGATGAAACTGAAGAGGGGCAGGTGCCTAAGAAGAAGCAGGATCCCCGAGCTCGTGCCACCATTGGCAGTATTGGCCGGAAGATCCACCAGCGCCACCTGCAGGTGATCAATGAGAATGGCGAGAACATGGGCACCATGCATCGAGCTGATGTCCTCAGACTGATGGACGAGAATGGGCTTAAACTGGTCCCTCTCAACGAAAACAAAGATCCACCCGTCTACCGTCTAATGACTGGCAAACAGATCCATGAGGAGCAGCTCAAACTGCGTGAGAAACAGAAAGCCAAGACAGGTGTGTAATATTTAGCACATACACAACTACTGCCTTTacatcacacacatgcacatctcTGCATTGCATACAGTGGTTATATCAGAATTTTCTAAAAGGAATCCCCTCCTGTCTGATCTCTGAACGCCAAAACCATACCTTCGGTCTCTCCACAGGCCCTGTGCAGGTAAAGGAGCTTACCGTTTCCTCTGACATTGGTAACCATGATCTTCTAACCAAGCTGAGGCAGGTCCAGAGCTGGCTGGACAAGAAGCACCATGTCAGAATCACTCTGAGAACCGGGCGTGTGGAACATACACAGCCACTGGTGAGAaatatctctctctatttttttattttgacctGTCTGATGCACATCACCTAAAACCACGTCCCTTATACAGGTTCTATTCACCCTTCTGTAGTTTCTAAGATGCTTTAGAGATGATTTTCTTGGGTATGTATAATGACTACTACCATATTCATGTATTTCATCTCCCTAACAAGCTCATGGAACTAGACAGAACAGATACtgtacatttaggttggagtcattaaaacgcgtttttcaacccctccacaaatgtcttgtcaacaaactaaagttttggcaagtcggttaggacatctactgtttGCATCacacaaatcatttttccaacaattgtttacagacatattatttcacttataattcactgtatcacaattccagtaaggtcagaagtttacatacacaaagttgactgtgcctttaaacagcttggaaaattccagaaaatgatgtcatggctttagaagcttctgataggctaattgacatcatttgagtcaattgggggtgtacctgtggatgtatttcaaggcctaccttcaaactcaatgcctctttgcttgacatcatgggaaaatcaaaagaaatcagccaagacctgaaggtaccacgttcatctgtacaaacaatagtatgcaaatatAAAATACCTcctaggaaggagacacgttctgtctcctagagattaacgtactttggtgcaaaaagtgcaaatcaatcccagaacaacagcaaaggaccttgtgaagatgctggaggaaacaggtacaaaagtatctatatccacagtaaatcaaGTCCTaaatcgatataacctgaaaggccgttcagcaaagaagaagccactgctccaaaaccgccataaaaaagccagactacggtttgcaactgcagatggggacaaagatgtcctctggtctgatgaaacaaaaatagaactggtcataatgaccatcgttatgtttggaggaaaaatggggaggcttgcaagccgaagaacaccatctcaaccgtgaagcacaggggtggcagcatcatgttgtgggggtgctttgctgcaggagggactggtgcacttcacaaattagatggcatcatgaggaggaaaattatgtggatatattgaagcaacatctcaagacatcagtctggaagttaaagcttggtcgcaaataggtcttccaaatggacaatgaccccaagcatacttccaaagttgtggcaaaatggcttaagaacaacaaagtcaaggtattggagtggccatcacaaagccctgacctcaatcctattgaaaatgtgtgggcagaactgaaaaagcatatgcaagcaaggaggcctacaaacctgactcagttacaccagctctgtcaggaggaatgggtcaaaattcacccaacttattgtgggaagcttgtggaaggctactccaAATGTTTggcacaagttaaacaattttaaaggcaatttaaattaatttttacttggattaaatgtcaggaattgtgaaaatctgagtttaaatgtatttggctaaggtgtatgtaaacttccgacttcaactgtatatccattATTATTGCAATCAGTAAACCTATATTAAACCTAAATGTGTCAGCCTGAACACAACAGATACCTCTTCACTATTCTGTAGTTGAAACCAGGAAAATAGTAGACAGTTGGTTTTTAATTAAGAACTCTATTTTGTATGCAAAAATATACACTCAATTCTGTATATGTACACAAAAACCTTCCTTTGGCAGAGCAGAGATTCATTAGCAACAAATATAAACCAGGCTCAGATATGGTGAATTATACAGTGCCCTCCATAATTATTGGGACTGTGAcatatgttttgttgttttggctctgtactccagcactttggatttgaaatgatacaatgactatgaggtta from Oncorhynchus kisutch isolate 150728-3 linkage group LG28, Okis_V2, whole genome shotgun sequence encodes:
- the LOC109873207 gene encoding translation initiation factor IF-3, mitochondrial yields the protein MSSACLRWALSRASRGVCGGTLNSWRIASGAGLLSFNGRCVSASLSWGWCPLSTTVDETEEGQVPKKKQDPRARATIGSIGRKIHQRHLQVINENGENMGTMHRADVLRLMDENGLKLVPLNENKDPPVYRLMTGKQIHEEQLKLREKQKAKTGPVQVKELTVSSDIGNHDLLTKLRQVQSWLDKKHHVRITLRTGRVEHTQPLDTTLEQMVQQIEGLVGFVSKPKVIRDGRAAMCILRPPSVKELREMNKAFMGAGVRALLFMERADVALQVERRTPPWDR